A genomic segment from Aspergillus puulaauensis MK2 DNA, chromosome 1, nearly complete sequence encodes:
- a CDS encoding uncharacterized protein (COG:S;~EggNog:ENOG410PQ5R), whose protein sequence is MDYGYTDSTFQGGALQEDELQPYPPTLRDHQQRQQPFPSYEPEIVYNLGQQGPAQPPYEVVPQYSSRHSASLDSLAGQFPVPQYFVPNEPSGAGLPSSYLPPGLSLSAYNQPGPIGRSNATQPFPATMADMTPVGAAGQQQQALSQSQPQVLSELPASTEPYRQLQRALRGTIDHTRAGRLVEASRSLLEISEWLVASARELGILRDDQMPHSDRLKLWNDFNICWLALCQKQKDMTQDLLQTGRQPSRTSLLSIEAMDTLGKQLIQLCDQMEQHGLVDYQIGIWEEEILSGRSAPKSSHLQDENNNLETQLALGQCLDLIESRPELTRTRPAAAHT, encoded by the exons ATGGACTATGGATACACAGACAGCACCTTTCAAGGCGGTGCGTTGCAGGAGGACGAATTGCAACCGTATCCGCCGACGTTGCGCGaccaccagcagcgccagcaaccCTTTCCTTCATATGAGCCCGAGATTGTATACAACCTCGGGCAGCAGGGCCCAGCGCAACCCCCGTACGAGGTCGTGCCACAATATTCGTCACGGCACTCTGCATCACTGGACTCCCTCGCCGGCCAATTTCCCGTTCCACAGTATTTCGTTCCCAATGAACCGTCAGGCGCTGGGCTCCCATCATCTTATCTGCCACCGGGACTTTCTCTGTCCGCATATAATCAGCCGGGGCCCATTGGACGCTCGAACGCAACGCAACCCTTTCCCGCAACCATGGCGGACATGACCCCCGTGGGGGCGGcgggacagcagcagcaggcgctATCACAGTCTCAGCCGCAGGTGTTGTCAGAACTTCCGGCGTCAACAGAGCCATATCGGCAATTGCAGCGAGCATTACGGGGGACTATCGATCATACTCGCGCCGGTCGATTGGTAGAGGCTAGTCGATCATTGCTAGAAATCTCCGAGTGGCTTGTGGCTAGTGCGCGGGAGCTTG GTATTCTCCGCGATGACCAAATGCCCCACTCCGATCGATTGAAACTATGGAATGATTTCAATATCTGCTGGCTAGCGTTGTgccagaagcagaaggacATGACGCAGGACTTGCTTCAGACAGGCCGTCAGCCGTCCCGAACTAGTCTTCTTAGTATCGAGGCTATGGATACTCTGGGCAAACAATTGATACAGCTTTGTGATCAGATGGAGCAACATGGCCTGGTGGATTACCAAATAGGCAtttgggaggaagaaatctTGTCCGGTAGGTCAGCCCCCAAGTCGAGTCACCTCCAAGATGAAAATAATAACCTGGAAACCCAACTAGCCTTGGGCCAATGTTTGGACCTCATCGAAAGCCGACCTGAACTTACTCGTACTCGTCCCGCCGCAGCCCACACGTGA
- the MRPS9 gene encoding mitochondrial 37S ribosomal protein uS9m (BUSCO:EOG09263K05;~COG:J;~EggNog:ENOG410PHT2;~InterPro:IPR000754,IPR020568,IPR014721,IPR020574;~PFAM:PF00380;~go_component: GO:0005840 - ribosome [Evidence IEA];~go_function: GO:0003735 - structural constituent of ribosome [Evidence IEA];~go_process: GO:0006412 - translation [Evidence IEA]), translating to MGLKTANCVAHAMQTLRSTTYLRASISQRLAAPTYLVPGTAISTRIQWHGGVRGYATESQAQQPEQTAAPEIDFVKLESRPVRVIPASPSYFSGSPKFFDHLLRLESLLAKYATLPTVPAGEAPRMAWLKLPGFREFVGEQVPTKKYKGLLQILQRLNRIEPGVIPDEVRLTLKDFLRPGNPYALQAAQPTVDELGRARGKGKRKSSSAVVQLVEGDGEVLVNGKSLVEAFPRVHDRESATWALRSSSRLDKYNVWATVRGGGTTGQAEAVALALGRALMVHEPALKPILRRAGVITVDARRVERKKPGHLKARKAPTWVKR from the exons ATGGGCTTGAAAACAGCTAACTGCGTGGCCCATGCCATGCAGACTCTCCGATCCACAACCTATCTTCGAGCATCCATCTCCCAACGCTTAGCGGCCCCTACATATCTCGTCCCCGGAACTGCTATATCGACGCGCATACAATGGCATGGAGGTGTTCGTGGTTACGCCACCGAATCTCAAGCTCAACAACCCGAGCAGACCGCTGCCCCGGAAATTGATTTCGTAAAGCTTGAAAGCAGGCCCGTACGAGTTATTCCCGCATCACCTTCCTATTTTTCGGGCAGTCCAAAGTTCTTCGACCACctgttgagacttgagagcCTTTTGGCAAAATATGCGACATTACCGACTGTGCCTGCCGGCGAGGCTCCTAGAATGGCTTGGTTGAAGCTACCGGGATTCCGAGAATTCGTTGGCGAACAGGTTCCTACGAAGAAATACAAAGGCCTACTCCAAATTCTGCAACGGTTAAATCGGATTGAACCCGGCGTCATTCCCGACGAGGTTCGCCTCACGTTGAAAGATTTCCTTCGTCCAGGAAATCCGTATGCCCTGCAGGCCGCGCAACCTACTGTGGATGAATTGGGTCGTGCTCGTGGAAAAGGAAAGCGTAAGTCGTCATCCGCAGTAGTGCAACTGGTAGAAGGCGATGGGGAGGTTCTGGTCAACGGAAAGAGTTTGGTCGAGGCGTTCCCTCGAGTGCATGACCGTGAGAGCGCGACGTGGGCCCTTAGGAGTTCATCCAGGCTAGATAAGTACAACGTGTGGGCTACGGTTAGGGGCGGCGGCACAACCGGACAGGCTGAGGCTGTCGCCTTGGCGCTTGGACGCGCATTGATGGTACACGAGCCTGCATTAAAGCCCATCTTGCGAAGAG CCGGCGTTATTACCGTGGATGCTCGACGTgtggagagaaagaagcctGGCCACCTCAAGGCGCGCAAGGCTCCTACATGGGTCAAGCGATGA
- the cnaB gene encoding calcineurin regulatory subunit B (COG:T;~EggNog:ENOG410PG8E;~InterPro:IPR011992,IPR002048,IPR018247,IPR015757;~PFAM:PF00036,PF13499,PF13405,PF13202;~go_function: GO:0005509 - calcium ion binding [Evidence IEA];~go_function: GO:0008597 - calcium-dependent protein serine/threonine phosphatase regulator activity [Evidence IEA]), with product MDTSGGPNAAAMYSRRRQNSVGTSQIFENIISASNFDKDEVDRLRKRFMKLDKDNSGTIDREEFLSLPQVSSNPLATRMIAIFDEDGGGDVDFQEFVSGLSAFSSKGNKEEKFRFAFKVYDIDRDGFISNGELFIVLKMMVGNNLKDVQLQQIVDKTIMEADKDGDGKISFEEFTDMVENTDVNLSLTLDQI from the exons ATGGATACATCCGGCGGACCAAACGCCGCTGCCATGTATTCACGGAGACGACAGAACTCTGTAGGAACATCGCAGATCTTCGAAAACATTATATCCGCGTCGAATT TCGACAAGGATGAAGTGGACCGTCTCCGCAAACGTTTCATGAAGCTCGACAAG GACAACTCTGGCACGATCGATCGCGAAGAatttctctccctcccacAAGTATCATCCAACCCCCTCGCCACACG AATGATCGCAATCTTCGATGAAGACGGTGGCGGTGATGTCGATTTCCAAGAATTCGTCTCCGGTTTATCCGCCTTCAGTTCAAAGGGcaacaaggaagagaagTTCCGCTTCGCATTCAAGGTCTACGATATCGATCGCGACGGGTTCATTTCCAACGGCGAGCTCTTCATcgtgctgaagatgatggtcGGGAACAACCTAAAAGACGTTCAACTGCAGCAGATTGTCGACAAGACGATTATGGAGGCGGACAAGGACGGTGATGGCAAGATTAGCTTCGAGGAGTTTACGGATATGGTTGAAAATACCGATGTTAATTTGAGTCTGACATTGG ATCAAATCTGA
- the EPL1 gene encoding enhancer of polycomb-like protein 1 (BUSCO:EOG09263L7Y;~COG:B;~EggNog:ENOG410Q04X;~InterPro:IPR024943,IPR019542;~PFAM:PF10513;~go_component: GO:0032777 - Piccolo NuA4 histone acetyltransferase complex [Evidence IEA];~go_component: GO:0035267 - NuA4 histone acetyltransferase complex [Evidence IEA];~go_process: GO:0006357 - regulation of transcription by RNA polymerase II [Evidence IEA]), translated as MTRYGGLGRTRPKKLTPKASIPIVSENEIDAIEEEIQSGLQQIETGVEKAEESEFHLQVAINATAQGKVVNEAHIPTPETVLSNLQYDELYPPVFSQPATYIRFSSTVEDCCGCPYDMTEEDDVFLKIMNEKRDPNDRCTEDQFEEVINFFEETARLKQPFAAVDSPPVLSFPDMQESMDATVEDIVRRFAKDVYEHWKTLRTNNGNQSLLSNLKFETGQDTDDTDPYVCFRRREVRQIRKTRGRDAQSADKLRRLRKELEDARQLVALVRQREVARREMLATERHLFLQRAEVKDMKRKLNIKDDDEDLINQKPKKKPMEAPPMQRPAAAQLRMPQKPGTQAAEDLQLLEDVQAEKENEILRDIKAHIAKHIKWNEGYVDFTRAPLSPSPERTFEHSFRPAITAQLPTPPSSDSSENMLDSALDTAGPISFRDKLAAHAMITSEDANKMPSFRRRIGRGGRLLIDRRNLASRCSVELDHWKADRFKFDQEDSDEDIDYEMDQFDIQIMQNRAIMLAKARDQAHAHAQAAQARRLQAEQAAANNPNPGQTMGSNPGQTMGSNPGPGAIAPTAET; from the exons ATGACTCGTTATGGCGGGTTGGGTAGGACGCGCCCAAAGAAGCTCACCCCCAAGGCGTCCATTCCCATTGTTAGCGAGAATGAGATAGATGCAATCGAAGAAGAGATTCAGAGTGGCCTACAGCAGATCGAAACTGGTGTTGAAAAGGCCGAGGAGTCT GAATTCCATTTGCAAGTTGCAATAAATGCAACAGCACAAGGAAAAGTCGTAAATGAGGCTCATATCCCAACGCCGGAGACTGTCCTCAGTAACCTCCAATATGACGAGCTATACCCCCCGGTCTTCTCGCAGCCTGCGACATATAttcgcttctcctccaccgtGGAGGATTGTTGCGGCTGCCCGTATGACATgaccgaagaggatgatgtATTCCTGAAGATCATGAACGAGAAGCGGGACCCCAATGACCGGTGCACAGAAGACCAATTCGAGGAAGTAATTAACTTCTTCGAAGAAACTGCGCGATTAAAGCAGCCGTTTGCAGCGGTAGATAGCCCGCCGGTCTTGAGCTTTCCGGATATGCAAGAGTCCATGGATGCAACCGTAGAGGATATCGTAAGGCGATTTGCCAAGGACGTATATGAGCATTGGAAGACATTGAGGACGAACAACGGCAATCAATCATTACTTTCCAACCTGAAG TTCGAAACTGGTCAAGATACAGATGATACAGATCCTTATGTCTGCTTCCGCAGGCGTGAGGTTCGGCAGATTCGCAAGACTCGCGGCAGAGATGCCCAGAGTGCGGACAAACTAAGGAGGCTCAGGAAGGAACTGGAGGATGCTCGTCAACTGGTTGCTCTTGTGCGGCAACGAGAAGTGGCGAGAAGAGAGATGTTGGCGACAGAGCGACATCTTTTCTTGCAGCGGGCTGAAGTCAAGGatatgaagaggaagctcaatatcaaggacgatgacgaggacctCATCAACCAAAAG cccaagaagaagcctaTGGAGGCACCGCCCATGCAACGCCCAGCGGCAGCACAGCTCCGTATGCCGCAAAAGCCTGGGACCCAGGCTGCGGAAGACTTGCAGTTGCTGGAGGACGTCCaagcggagaaggaaaaCGAAATTCTCCGCGATATCAAGGCGCACATCGCCAAGCATATCAAATGGAACGAGGGCTACGTGGACTTCACACGTGCTCCGCTCTCCCCGTCCCCTGAAAGGACATTTGAACATTCATTCCGTCCTGCGATCACAGCGCAATTGCCAACTCCCCCATCCTCAGATTCTTCCGAAAATATGCTGGATTCAGCACTAGATACCGCGGGTCCCATATCTTTCCGTGATAAACTTGCCGCACACGCTATGATAACGAGTGAGGATGCCAATAAAATGCCCTCATTCAGAAGACGTATTGGGCGTGGCGGGCGTCTGCTGATTGACCGCCGTAACCTCGCTTCTCGATGTAGTGTGGAGTTAGATCACTGGAAGGCAGACAGATTCAAGTTTGATCAGGAAGATTCagacgaggatatcgactATGAGATGGATCAGTTTGATATTCAGATCATGCAGAATCGGGCAATCATGCTCGCCAAAGCTCGAGACCAAGCACATGCTCATGCACAGGCAGCGCAAGCACGGCGACTCCAGGCTGAACAAGCCGCAGCCAACAACCCAAATCCGGGGCAAACGATGGGATCAAATCCTGGGCAAACGATGGGATCAAATCCTGGGCCTGGCGCCATTGCCCCGACAGCTGAAACTTGA
- a CDS encoding putative translation elongation factor eEF-1 subunit gamma (COG:J;~EggNog:ENOG410PH8Q;~InterPro:IPR036282,IPR036249,IPR040079,IPR001662, IPR010987,IPR004045,IPR004046,IPR036433;~PFAM:PF00043,PF14497,PF00647,PF13410,PF02798;~go_function: GO:0003746 - translation elongation factor activity [Evidence IEA];~go_function: GO:0005515 - protein binding [Evidence IEA];~go_process: GO:0006414 - translational elongation [Evidence IEA];~go_process: GO:0006749 - glutathione metabolic process [Evidence IEA]), with the protein MAFGKLYGRRDNTRTISILVAAKHNDLELELVETQANPAADFNKSDAYTKLQPLGKIPAFEGANGFTLSEVIAIAVYVTSQNEKTTLLGKTKQDYASILRWLSFANSELLISFGSWFRPLLGLDGYNKKSVDDAAKAALKKLGVLNAHLTANTYLVGERITLADLFTASLLTRAFATVIDKKVRSDYPAVARWYQTIVAQPAFKAVVENPVLVDEAIKYTPPKKEEKPKAAAAAAPAAEAQPAEKKPKHPLEALGKPTFIIDDWKRTYSNEDVRTGAMPWFWQNYKADEFSLWKVSYKYNDELKLTFMANNLIGGFHARLEASRKYLFGCQGVYGANYACVNEGVFLVRGQEATPAFDVAPDWESYNFDKLDPNSEADRKYIEDIWAWDAPVVVDGKELANVDGHVFK; encoded by the exons ATGGCTTTCGGCAAGCTTTACGGTCGTCGT GACAACACtcgcaccatctccatcctcgttgCTGCTAAGCACAACGACTTGGAGCTTGAGCTCGTCGAGACGCAGGCCAACCCAGCTGCCGACTTCAACAAGTCTGATGCCTACACCAAGCTTCAGCCTCTAGGCAAGATCCCCGCTTTCGAGGGTGCCAATGGCTTCACCCTCTCTGAGGTTATCGCCATTGCCGTCTACG TGACCTCTCAAAACGAGAAGACAACTCTTCTCGGCAAGACCAAGCAGGACTACGCTTCCATCCTCCGGTGGTTGTCCTTCGCCAACTCCGAGCTCCTTATCAGCTTCGGCTCTTGGTTCCGCCCTCTCCTTGGCCTCGATGGCTACAACAAGAAGAGCGTTGACGATGCTGCCAAGGCTGCcctgaagaagctcggcgTCCTCAACGCCCACCTCACTGCTAACACCTACCTCGTCGGCGAGCGCATCACCCTTGCTGATCTCTTCACTGCTTCTCTCCTCACTCGCGCTTTCGCCACCGTCATTGACAAGAAGGTCCGCTCTGACTACCCCGCCGTTGCCCGGTGGTACCAGACCATTGTCGCTCAGCCCGCCTTCAAGGCCGTTGTTGAGAACCCCGTCCTCGTCGATGAGGCCATCAAGTACACTCCccccaagaaggaggagaagcccaaggctgctgccgccgctgccccTGCTGCGGAGGCTCAGCCCGCtgagaagaagcccaagcaCCCGCTTGAGGCCCTCGGCAAGCCCACTTTCATCATTGACGACTGGAAGCGCACATACTCCAACGAGGACGTCCGCACCGGTGCTATGCCCTGGTTCTGGCAAAACTACAAGGCCGATGAGTTCTCCCTCTGGAAGGTCAGCTACAAGTACAACGATGAGCTCAAACTCACCTTCATGGCCAACAACCTGATCG GTGGTTTCCACGCTCGTCTTGAGGCTTCCCGCAAATACCTCTTTGGCTGCCAGGGTGTCTACGGTGCCAACTACGCCTGTGTCAACGAGGGTGTCTTCCTTGTCCGTGGCCAGGAAGCCACCCCTGCTTTCGATGTCGCTCCTGACTGGGAGAGCTACAACTTCGACAAGCTCGACCCCAACAGCGAGGCTGACCGCAAGTACATCGAGGACATCTGGGCCTGGGACGCCCCtgtcgttgttgatggcaagGAGCTTGCCAACGTCGACGGCCACGTCTTCAAATAA